Genomic segment of Malus domestica chromosome 15, GDT2T_hap1:
AAGGCGGTTTGGAGGGATGAGCGGTGGTGAAGGTAAAATGCTGGGATTAAGTGTGAAACAACACAAGCGTTCAAAAAGGtagctttttaaatttttttttttttattttatacaaaCGATAGCTGagttaaattgttaaatgttaatatcgtttgttaaaagaaATTGTTAAATGTTAGAGGGAAGGAGGATGGGTGGGGATCGAACCGCCTGGGGTACCGTGATTTCCGTCACTTACTAAGTATATTTTTCGGTGATAACTCatgaatttatgtttttttgttagCTAGCTGTCACTGTTCTTACACTTTTGCGTTATTTTAGTATGCATACTTGTTGAAATTCTTGAACTGGAAGAATTTGTGGGGTGGATTATTTGGGACAAATGGGAATCTGAGCTTTCACAGCTGCAAGGAATTTTTCTTCAAGTGACAACACTGAATTTCTACTAACCGGCATTTATTGGATtcagacaaaaaacaaaacctccACTTTGGCCTGTTACAAATTTGCTGCTCAATTATTCCTCATGGATGGAAGCCTCAGTTATTTTTAATTGATACGATTCAGAGCCTAAGAGAGAGAAAAACTTGAGAGTTCTTTGATTCATTGAGACCCTTCGATTTCAGGTGTTTTTTGTTTGGAATTTCGGGTTTTatccatgaattttttttttttttttttcatttctcttcTGAAAATTTATAGCTTTTCCTCCCAAAGTCTTTTGTATTTTCATGAGCAGTTGAGGgtactgaatttttttttctcttctgtgcgaaaattatattttctaaatATTAATTTCGCTTTCTCTAAATCTTTCCCAACTTTGTTTTCCTCTTAAAGTTTGTAATCATGAGTAGTACAGGATATTGAACCcgaattttttttgttcctcTTGTTTGAGAAGAAAACGTTGAGGTTTTGCTTGTAAATGGACAAATCATATATGCAGTGGCCTACTTGTGGAAAGAAAGACGGCAAATGCCCTCTTCTTCAATCAATATCAGTTAATTCATTTTGTTTACACTTACGCATTGCTAGCTTTCCTGAGAAGAAAAGAGTGGAGGAAGATGATTTGGATGGTTCCGGTGAAGCATCAGACCTTGTAAAGCTGGTATGATCACTACTACATTTTACATGTTTGCCTATATTACTTCATAATCATTATCTTATAAAGAAGGTTATATATCTTAGAGCTAGTGATCTTAGTAGCTTATTGTTTGTTTGACTACCTATTACAATAAGAGCTAAATTAACGATCTTAAGCTTAGTGCCAGGCTGCCAGCTCGAACAGTACATATTGGCCCCTctaattttccttcttttccagATATTTAATCTTAACTACAAGTTCATATAATGTTAAATAAGTTATAGAGTTGTTATGTCTTAAAAATTATACCTATTGCCATAGATGGGATATATTCTTTATTGAAGCAAGTTGAATAAACTgtaattattttgattattcACGCATTAAAATTCTGAACTCTGGCATCGAAAAATAACTTTAAATCTGACTTATGGATTGGATCTAAAACCAGGATATGGGACAATTCAAGGGCCATGTTACGACCAAGAAGAAACAATCTCCTACCGTGGAAGTACACAACTCTTTAAAGCAAGAGGTATACCAAAATTGTATATCTTTATATTCAGGTTCGGGAGATTCTGGATTATTATATCCAACCCATTATGCTCAAGCGTGCTCCAGCTTTAACTTTGCTTACTGATGTTAGAGGTGTTAGATATTTTGTACACAGATTCTACAGCTTGAGAAAAGATTACAAGATCAATTCAAGGTCCGTCATGCTTTAGAAAACTCATTGGGTTATAGGTCTTCCATCCATCATAATACAAATGCAAGTGTGATGCCTAAGGTAGCTTTTCTGCCTTCatattaaattttctttttatttttaatatatatgaaTATTTAACAGGGATAATTACATACCTGCATAGTACATACATGCTCTATTTCTGTCATATTCTGTTGCAAATTGCAATGTAAATTTTATCTGACATCTTGACACTGCTTTTATGTAACTCCAGCCAGCCACAGAATTGATTAAGGAGATTGCTGTGTTAGAATTAGAAGTTGCGCATTTGGAACAATATCTTCTCTCATTGTATAGGAGAGCATTTGATGGGAAATTTTCCTCTGTTTCCCCATCTAAGAAGGATGAACGACTAAAACCAACTCTAACAAGCCCAAGAATCAGATTCCTGGAAGTTTCTGAACCTGATATGCCATTGGAGGGGGAAAACTTGGCAGTTCAATCCAGTGGTCAGTCACTTGAAAATTCACAGAAGGAATTCAATGCAATTGGAGGAGAAGAGAAACTATTAGATTCCAGTGTTCACCGTTGCCACTCCTCACTTTCGCAACGCTCTGCATTCTTAAGTAGAACTTCTCCAGAAGAGTCTTTGGCAAACACTTTGCGTTCCTGTCATTCTCAACCGTTGTCTATGATGGAGGTAACTTCCATGCATTGTTTTAATAATTTTCTTGTTAAAGTCTGTTCCCTAAAAATGCTTGTTATTTTCTATCACCACACATCATGGCATAAGCTGCTTTACTTCACCATTTTTAATGAATAAGATCCTTATGTGTGGTGATATTCTTGTAATAGTGACAATTATGGGAAACCTAACTTTAGAGGGTTTAACTTCTTGTCGTGATATGTACGGATATTTGGAGGTTTTTTTCTGGATTATGACTGTCAATTGTTTTTCCAGTATGCTCAGAATACTTCGTCAAATTTAATTAGTCTGGCAGAGCATCTTGGTACACGCATTGCTGATCATATTCCAGAGACACCTAACAGGCTTTCAGAGGACATGATCAAGTGCATGTCCACCATATATTGCAAGCTTTCCGAAACACTCTTGTCACATAATGGCCTTTCATCTCCCAATTCATCTTTGTCATCAACAAGTGCATTTTCACCACGAGATCAGAGTGACATGTGGAGTCCACGATGTAGGAATAATTCATCTTTTGATGTACGATTGGATAATCCTTTTCATATTGAAGGACTTAAAGAGTTTAGTGGGCCATACAGCACAATGGTTGAAGTGCCATGGATTTATAGAGATAGTAAAAAACTAGGCGATATCGAGCACTTGCTACAACATTTCAGGTGAGCCTTTATGTACCCATCTGAAGTAAATTCCATATGCTCTTGACATAATCATTATGCTTATGGAGCTATCCTGTTACA
This window contains:
- the LOC103405750 gene encoding uncharacterized protein isoform X2, which gives rise to MSGGEGKMLGLSVKQHKRSKSFPEKKRVEEDDLDGSGEASDLVKLDMGQFKGHVTTKKKQSPTVEVHNSLKQEILQLEKRLQDQFKVRHALENSLGYRSSIHHNTNASVMPKPATELIKEIAVLELEVAHLEQYLLSLYRRAFDGKFSSVSPSKKDERLKPTLTSPRIRFLEVSEPDMPLEGENLAVQSSGQSLENSQKEFNAIGGEEKLLDSSVHRCHSSLSQRSAFLSRTSPEESLANTLRSCHSQPLSMMEYAQNTSSNLISLAEHLGTRIADHIPETPNRLSEDMIKCMSTIYCKLSETLLSHNGLSSPNSSLSSTSAFSPRDQSDMWSPRCRNNSSFDVRLDNPFHIEGLKEFSGPYSTMVEVPWIYRDSKKLGDIEHLLQHFRSLICRLEEVDPRKLENDEKLAFWINVHNTLVMHAYLAYGVPQNNVKRVFLLLKAAYNIGGHTISADTMQSSILGCRMSCPGQWLRLLLTPRTKFKTGDERQAYAIDHPEPLLHFALCSGSHSDPAVRVYTPKRVYQDLEAAKDEYIRATFGVRKDHKILLPKIVEAFAKSSGLCPVGVLEMIQQTLPESLRKSVKKCQLGKHRKSIEYIPHNFTFRYLISKELVK
- the LOC103405750 gene encoding uncharacterized protein isoform X3: MSGGEGKMLGLSVKQHKRSKSFPEKKRVEEDDLDGSGEASDLVKLDMGQFKGHVTTKKKQSPTVEVHNSLKQEIFCTQILQLEKRLQDQFKVRHALENSLGYRSSIHHNTNASVMPKPATELIKEIAVLELEVAHLEQYLLSLYRRAFDGKFSSVSPSKKDERLKPTLTSPRIRFLEVSEPDMPLEGENLAVQSSGQSLENSQKEFNAIGGEEKLLDSSVHRCHSSLSQRSAFLSRTSPEESLANTLRSCHSQPLSMMEYAQNTSSNLISLAEHLGTRIADHIPETPNRLSEDMIKCMSTIYCKLSETLLSHNGLSSPNSSLSSTSAFSPRDQSDMWSPRCRNNSSFDVRLDNPFHIEGLKEFSGPYSTMVEVPWIYRDSKKLGDIEHLLQHFRSLICRLEEVDPRKLENDEKLAFWINVHNTLVMHAYLAYGVPQNNVKRVFLLLKAAYNIGGHTISADTMQSSILGCRMSCPGQYISACSGFVCYLLQGRSSRLEMNGKHMQLTIRNPFYTLHCVQEAILILRFVYTHPRGYIRIWKLQRTSTFELPLECARTTKFFYRRLLRHLQKVRVCVQLVF
- the LOC103405750 gene encoding uncharacterized protein isoform X4, translating into MSGGEGKMLGLSVKQHKRSKSFPEKKRVEEDDLDGSGEASDLVKLDMGQFKGHVTTKKKQSPTVEVHNSLKQEILQLEKRLQDQFKVRHALENSLGYRSSIHHNTNASVMPKPATELIKEIAVLELEVAHLEQYLLSLYRRAFDGKFSSVSPSKKDERLKPTLTSPRIRFLEVSEPDMPLEGENLAVQSSGQSLENSQKEFNAIGGEEKLLDSSVHRCHSSLSQRSAFLSRTSPEESLANTLRSCHSQPLSMMEYAQNTSSNLISLAEHLGTRIADHIPETPNRLSEDMIKCMSTIYCKLSETLLSHNGLSSPNSSLSSTSAFSPRDQSDMWSPRCRNNSSFDVRLDNPFHIEGLKEFSGPYSTMVEVPWIYRDSKKLGDIEHLLQHFRSLICRLEEVDPRKLENDEKLAFWINVHNTLVMHAYLAYGVPQNNVKRVFLLLKAAYNIGGHTISADTMQSSILGCRMSCPGQYISACSGFVCYLLQGRSSRLEMNGKHMQLTIRNPFYTLHCVQEAILILRFVYTHPRGYIRIWKLQRTSTFELPLECARTTKFFYRRLLRHLQKVRVCVQLVF
- the LOC103405750 gene encoding uncharacterized protein isoform X1 encodes the protein MSGGEGKMLGLSVKQHKRSKSFPEKKRVEEDDLDGSGEASDLVKLDMGQFKGHVTTKKKQSPTVEVHNSLKQEIFCTQILQLEKRLQDQFKVRHALENSLGYRSSIHHNTNASVMPKPATELIKEIAVLELEVAHLEQYLLSLYRRAFDGKFSSVSPSKKDERLKPTLTSPRIRFLEVSEPDMPLEGENLAVQSSGQSLENSQKEFNAIGGEEKLLDSSVHRCHSSLSQRSAFLSRTSPEESLANTLRSCHSQPLSMMEYAQNTSSNLISLAEHLGTRIADHIPETPNRLSEDMIKCMSTIYCKLSETLLSHNGLSSPNSSLSSTSAFSPRDQSDMWSPRCRNNSSFDVRLDNPFHIEGLKEFSGPYSTMVEVPWIYRDSKKLGDIEHLLQHFRSLICRLEEVDPRKLENDEKLAFWINVHNTLVMHAYLAYGVPQNNVKRVFLLLKAAYNIGGHTISADTMQSSILGCRMSCPGQWLRLLLTPRTKFKTGDERQAYAIDHPEPLLHFALCSGSHSDPAVRVYTPKRVYQDLEAAKDEYIRATFGVRKDHKILLPKIVEAFAKSSGLCPVGVLEMIQQTLPESLRKSVKKCQLGKHRKSIEYIPHNFTFRYLISKELVK